GTGATGATTTTTGATACCTGGGGTGGGGTGTTATCACCAAATAATTATAAAGCGTTCTCATTGGCTTACATGAACAAAATTGTCTCTAAGCTCACTCGTGAAAATGAAGGCAGAAAAGTGCCTGTTACTTTATTCACTAAAAATGGTGGTATGTGGATAGAAGAGATTGCGGATACAGGTTGTGATGCTGTTGGCTTGGATTGGACTATTGATATTGCTAATGCTAAACAACGTGTGGGTGATCGTGTTGCATTGCAGGGTAACATGGATCCTGGTGTGCTATTAGGCTCTCCTGAAACCATTCGCAATGAAGTTAAGCGCATTCTTAACTCGTTTGGTACTGGTGCTGGTCATGTGTTCAACTTAGGCCATGGTATTACACCAGATGTTGACCCAGAAAATGCAGGTGTGTTTATTAACGCTGTTCATGAATTTAGTAAGCCAATACATAGTAAATAACCAGAGATTTGGATAGGTAAAGCTGCCTTGATAAGCACTAAAACTAAGATTTGAAGTTTATGTATATAATATTATTGATATAATTATTGTTGGCAGCATCCACATTATCCAAAATTCAGGTTGAATAAGTTAATCAACCAATAATTATATAAAGGCGCAAATTATTGCGCCTTTATTTTTTGTATTGAATGATTATTAGAAAGCGTTATTGCTTTTATGAAATAGACTTTGAAATTGATTGCCGCCATAGATTAGGCGATTGGAAGAGAGTTAACAAAACTGCATGAAAATGATTGGGTTAGTTTGTCTGACTTGTGTAAATATCTCAGCGCCTAAAAATATAGACGCTGAGATAAAAAATATATTATAAGCCTGACGCTACCATCGAAGGCTTATAATCTTCAAGTAAATCTAGATAATTATCAACTGACCACTTACGACGAGATGCTTCTTGAATGGCTTCATTTAGCAAAGACTCTCCTTTTTCGTATCTTCCTAGCTCAGAGTATGCAATCCCCAAAGTAGATAATAGCATAGGGTTATTTGGATCAAGTGTTCTCGCTTGCTCGGCATATTTAATTGCATCAGCAGGGTTACGGATCTCTGGATCATCACTAACCGCTAAAATTGAAGCATATTGTGCAATTGCTGGAATATAACCCTTCAGGGTTGCTAATTTAAGTAAATCAACTGCTTTACGTGGGTCATATACAACGTTTTCGTAATTTAAAAATTCCATCGCTAAGCGATATGCGGCTTTAACATGTTGATTTTTAGCTGCATGAGTCAGCCAGTTAATAGCCTTGGTTTGATCTTTTTCACACCATGAGCCATCAAGCGTACACTGCGCAAGCTTAAACTGTGCTTCACTATACCCGTTAATGGCGGCGGCTAGGTAATAATCTAATGCGGGTTTGTCATCAGTAACAATACCGTGTTCAACTAGTAAACCATATTTATATTGATAATAGCTATCGCCTAAGTCGCGATATTGCTTCATTTGACTTACATAGTTTTCTTGTAGAGAGCTAAATTTACGCTGCTGCTTACGTTTAGTAGCAGTAGTTTCATATTTAATTGTTAGCCCTTCAATGCGGCGTGGTTCGCCGTAGATGTCAGTAGGAGGGTTAAAACGCCATTGCTCCATAGCCTCAACAATATATGGCGACAGTTGTTTTTTAGGCAAGGAAGCTAACACTTTAATATTGTCAACTCGACCATTTTCGTTAATGTCGTATTGCATGATAGTCCATGCGCTTACTTTTCCATCTTGTACAAAAGATGGATAGTCAGGTTCAACATGTACGGTTTTTACATAATTAGCATGATTGAATGAAACAGGGCGGACAACAGGATACAAATCCTTTTTCAGAATGTTTTCACCAAATTTCTTATCCAAATTGCGCCACGTTTCTTTGGCTTCACGGCGTGAAGGTAGTGACTTTCTTAATGAGGCGTATTTCTTTTTGGCATCTGGGTGCTTGTTGTCACGTGCAATTAAATACCATGAATAAGCTAAAGTTACATCTTGTTCGGTGCCGTATCCATGCTCATAAGATTCTGCAAGCATAAATTGTGCTTCAAGATGCCCCATCTCAGCGAGAGATTTTATTTCTGTAAAGGCTTTATCATAAGCTTTATTAGTGTACAGCTTTTTAGCATCTTCAAAGTCAGCATTGGCGCTGAAAGGTGTGATAGCCAATCCACTTACTAAGCTTAAAGAAAGACAAATATTTTTTAAGCCCATACTTACCTCATGTGAATACATTTTTTATCAATTTGGACTGGCTATATTACCGTCAAAAAAAAAAATAACAAATATATTTTTTAACATTTTGTTCATTCCCTTGATTGTTATTCAATCATCGACTAATGAAGCCCTTTTAATAAGGGCTTAAGCGTAGAAAGTCATTAACTTGATGATTTATCAATAATGATTATTAATAATTAAAATAGGCGGTTCAATCCGTTAAGCGCAGCTACTCTAAATGCTTCGGCCATTGTGGGGTAATTGAATGTGGTATTAACAAAGTATTCGATATTATTGCCGCCATTTTCCTGTTGCATGATAGCTTGACCAATATGGACAATTTCTGAAGCTCGTTCACCAAAGCAATGTATCCCTAATATTTCTTTTGTTTCTCTGTGGAATAAAATCTTTAAGCTACCAACTAGGGTGCCAGTTATTTGTGCTCTGGCTAAATGCTTAAATTGTGCTCGACCTACTTCATATGGAATTTTAGCGGCGGTGAGCTCTTGTTCATTTTTACCTACCGAACTCATTTCTGGAATAGTGTAGATGCCAGCAGGTATGTCTTGTATTAAGCATAAGCTACTATCACCTTTAATAATGCCTAATGCTGCTATTCTACCTTGATCAAATGCTGCACTAGCCAGACTCGGATAGCCAATTACATCACCTACAGCATAAATATTATCGATATCGGTTCGGTAACGTTCATTGACTTTTAGCTGGCCTCTTTGGTCTGCAATTAAACCTACATCTTTTAAATTTAATCGATCAGTGTTACCTGTTCTACCGTTAGCATATAAAAAGCAATCTGTTTTCATTTTTTTGCCAGATTTTAGATAAACAACGACACCATCGTCATTGGCTTCTACTCGCTCAAACTCTTCATTATGACGAATGACTACACCGTTATTCCAAAAGTGGTAGCTTAATGCATCAGCTATTTCGGCATCCATAAATGAAAGCAGGCGCTCTCGGGTGTTGATAAGGTCTACTCTGATCCCCAAGCCTCTAAAGATAGAGGCGTATTCACAACCTATGACACCAGCACCGTAAATAATGATGTGTTTTGGATTATTTTTAAGCGATAAGATTGTATCGCTGTCGAAAATACGGTTATGGGTAAAGTCTATGTTCTCTGGTCTGTATGGGCGTGAACCTGAGGCAATGATAATGTTTTTAGCCGTTAACTCTTCTTGTGAGCCATCATTGTATTGTATAGCGAGCGTATGTTGATCAACAAAAGATGCTTCACCATGATATACAGTCACGTTATTTCTATCGTAAAAACTGCCTCGTAAGCGTGTTTGTTTGCTAATCACAGACTCAGCGTGTTTGAGTATTTCAGGAAAAGTTAATTTTTTAAAATTTTCTTCATCACTAAACAGTGGGTTTTGATTATATTCAGTAAGGCGGCTCACGGAATGTCGCAAAGCCTTGGAAGGAATTGTGCCCCAGTGCGTGCAACCACCACCTACTGCAACGTGCCTTTCAACTACTGCAACGCGTTGATGATGCTTTGCTAAATTCATAGCGGCACCTTCGCCACCTGGTCCAGTTCCTATTATGATGGTGTCATACTGATAATCTGAAGGTTGTTGGTTTTCTTCAGTGGAAGTGTTGGAATTCATTATTGCCCCTAAAAAATAGGATAAATCTTTTTAAATCAGATAATAGCGCAAAAAGAAAGGAAACAGAAAGGTTGGCAAGTGTAAGTAGGGCAGCTATTTGCTAGCCACCCTACGTTTTGATTAATTGACGACAGGTAGATTGACGAGCTTTGCATTCAGCGCCATCCAGTTTTTCTTTTGCTGGATTAGTGTTTGCTTTAATTCATTATACTGTTGCACTAACTCTGATTTTTCATACTGTTTCCACATTTTTTGACGTTTCAAAGTGAGAATTTGCTTTTGCGTCTCGTAATATTGATTCAGTTTTATTACCAACTCGTCGTACTCGCTTTGTAACTTCTCTAACATCACTTGGGCATTCGGAGTCTTTGCGAGGTGCGCCATTGAACGTTTTAACACCATTTGTGCTTTTGCTTGTTCAATTCTCACTTCTGGGGTGACTTTTAGATTATGGGTAAGTCCTAACCATTGAGCGCTTTTAATAAACCACTTAGTAGGATCAAATTGCCACCACTTAATACCGTTTCGGTAATCATATTCAAAGATATGATGAAAATTATGATAACCCTCACCATAAGTTAAAAAAGCCAGCATGCCATTGTCTCTTGCAGAGTTTTCATCCGTATAAGGCTGAGTGCCCCAAATGTGGGCTAATGAATTTATAAAAAATGTAAAGTGATGACTTAATACTAATCGTAACACGCCAGCACTAAGTAACATGCCAAGCACATTTCCATTAAGCAAACCGAGAGCTAATGGAATACCAAAGTTAGTCACCAGTACTAAAGTGAGGTAATGTTTATGTTGCCACATCACAATTTTATTTTTTTGTAAGTCACGAGCGTTTGCATAATTTTCATATGGATTGGTTTTATAATCTCGCAACATCCAACCAATGTGACTAAACCAGAATCCTTTACTTGCAGAGTAAGGGTCTCTGTGATCACTATCTACATGTTTATGATGAATCCGGTGGTCAGAACTCCAATGCAGCGCGCTATTTTGTATTGCAAAGGCACCACCAATAGCATAGATGAATTGCAAAATTGGATGCGCATCATATGTTTTGTGTGACCACAAACGATGATAGCCTGCGGTGATAGACATACCGCAAAATCCTAAACACAGGATCGTTGCAACAATTTCGAAGGTATCGAATCCAACGGTTATCGCATAATAAGGAATTACTGTGAGCGTGATTAAACCAGTAATGGCAAAAACAAGAATATTGGTCCAAATGAGTGGTGGTTTTTTCATGACTTTTTATTTCGGCTTACAAGTGTAAGCTGATTTTCTATGATCATTTGTAAAATAGCAAGGCGAAAAGTAGAAATGGTTGATAAATTTCTGCTAAGTAATAAAAATATTGGCATATCGTGTTTTAACTGGATAATACTGATTAGCAATAAGTAGGTGAGGTTTGTTTAAGGAGTTTATGTGGGCATTAGAGCGCAACAAAAAGAAAAAACGCGCAGGGCATTAATAGATGCAGCACTAAATCAATTAAGCTCTGAAAGAAGCTTTTCTAGCCTGAGCTTGCGTGAAGTATCAAGAGAAGCGGGAATTGCGCCAACTTCATTTTATCGACACTTTAAAGATATGGATGAATTAGGGCTGACACTAGTTGATGAAGGTGGATTGACTCTAAGGCAGTTGATGAGACAAGCGCGCAAGCGTATTGCTGATGGTGGCAGTATTATTCGTATTTCAGTAAATACGTTCATGGAGTTTGTTGAAAATAATTCTAATGTTTTTCGTTTATTACTTCGAGAGCGATCAGGCACTTCTGCAGCATTTCGTTCTGCGGTAGCTAGAGAAATACATCACTTTGTTGCTGAATTGACAGACTATTTAATGGCAGATAATGCATTGGCTTATGAAGATGCTTATGTGCAAGCAGAGGCTATGGTTACCATTGTTTTTAATGCAGGAGCAGAGGCGTTAGATTTAAATCAAGAAAAAAGAGTCGCATTATCAGAACGAGTCATGCAGCAATTACGTCTTATTGCAAAAGGTGCAGCCAATCACAATAAGACCTAATTAAAATAAAGATTAACGTCGCTTTAAAATTAACCCGCTTTCAATGTGCGGTGTATAAGGGAATTGATCAAATACGGCAAACTCTTCAACAGTATGAGTTTTTTCTAACTGCTGTAAATTCAATTCAAGTGTTTCTGGACTGCAAGAAATATAAATAATAGTGTCATATTTGCTCACTAGTTTTACTGTTTCGTCGTCTAAACCAGCACGGGGCGGGTCCACTAAAATAGTGTTACAGTCGTAACTGCTTAAATCAATGCCGTTCAGCCGCGAAAACTCACGTTCTCCGTTCATCGCTTGGGTGAACTCTTCACTCGACATGCGAATAATATCTACATTGTTAATTTGATTAATCGCAATGTTATGCTGAGCTGACGCAACAGAAGGTTTAGAGATTTCGGTTGCTAATACTCGATTGAAGTTGGGGGCTAATGCTAACGAAAAATTACCGTTACCACAGTACAACTCAAGTAAGTCACCAGTGCTGTTTTGTGTGGCGTTTAACGCCCATTCCAGCATTTTTTGATTTACGACGCCATTGGGCTGCGTAAAGCTATTCTCTATTTGTTGATAGTGCAACTTTTTGCCGTTTACGGTTAATGTTTCAGTGACATAATCTTCCGTAAGAATAAACTTTTGCTTTCGAGCGCGACCAATGAATTTTATTTTGTAGTCTTTACTCAATTCAGTACTCAGTTGCTGGATAGCTAACTGCCATG
This is a stretch of genomic DNA from Flocculibacter collagenilyticus. It encodes these proteins:
- a CDS encoding energy transducer TonB yields the protein MGLKNICLSLSLVSGLAITPFSANADFEDAKKLYTNKAYDKAFTEIKSLAEMGHLEAQFMLAESYEHGYGTEQDVTLAYSWYLIARDNKHPDAKKKYASLRKSLPSRREAKETWRNLDKKFGENILKKDLYPVVRPVSFNHANYVKTVHVEPDYPSFVQDGKVSAWTIMQYDINENGRVDNIKVLASLPKKQLSPYIVEAMEQWRFNPPTDIYGEPRRIEGLTIKYETTATKRKQQRKFSSLQENYVSQMKQYRDLGDSYYQYKYGLLVEHGIVTDDKPALDYYLAAAINGYSEAQFKLAQCTLDGSWCEKDQTKAINWLTHAAKNQHVKAAYRLAMEFLNYENVVYDPRKAVDLLKLATLKGYIPAIAQYASILAVSDDPEIRNPADAIKYAEQARTLDPNNPMLLSTLGIAYSELGRYEKGESLLNEAIQEASRRKWSVDNYLDLLEDYKPSMVASGL
- the sthA gene encoding Si-specific NAD(P)(+) transhydrogenase → MNSNTSTEENQQPSDYQYDTIIIGTGPGGEGAAMNLAKHHQRVAVVERHVAVGGGCTHWGTIPSKALRHSVSRLTEYNQNPLFSDEENFKKLTFPEILKHAESVISKQTRLRGSFYDRNNVTVYHGEASFVDQHTLAIQYNDGSQEELTAKNIIIASGSRPYRPENIDFTHNRIFDSDTILSLKNNPKHIIIYGAGVIGCEYASIFRGLGIRVDLINTRERLLSFMDAEIADALSYHFWNNGVVIRHNEEFERVEANDDGVVVYLKSGKKMKTDCFLYANGRTGNTDRLNLKDVGLIADQRGQLKVNERYRTDIDNIYAVGDVIGYPSLASAAFDQGRIAALGIIKGDSSLCLIQDIPAGIYTIPEMSSVGKNEQELTAAKIPYEVGRAQFKHLARAQITGTLVGSLKILFHRETKEILGIHCFGERASEIVHIGQAIMQQENGGNNIEYFVNTTFNYPTMAEAFRVAALNGLNRLF
- a CDS encoding fatty acid desaturase, with amino-acid sequence MKKPPLIWTNILVFAITGLITLTVIPYYAITVGFDTFEIVATILCLGFCGMSITAGYHRLWSHKTYDAHPILQFIYAIGGAFAIQNSALHWSSDHRIHHKHVDSDHRDPYSASKGFWFSHIGWMLRDYKTNPYENYANARDLQKNKIVMWQHKHYLTLVLVTNFGIPLALGLLNGNVLGMLLSAGVLRLVLSHHFTFFINSLAHIWGTQPYTDENSARDNGMLAFLTYGEGYHNFHHIFEYDYRNGIKWWQFDPTKWFIKSAQWLGLTHNLKVTPEVRIEQAKAQMVLKRSMAHLAKTPNAQVMLEKLQSEYDELVIKLNQYYETQKQILTLKRQKMWKQYEKSELVQQYNELKQTLIQQKKNWMALNAKLVNLPVVN
- the fabR gene encoding HTH-type transcriptional repressor FabR codes for the protein MGIRAQQKEKTRRALIDAALNQLSSERSFSSLSLREVSREAGIAPTSFYRHFKDMDELGLTLVDEGGLTLRQLMRQARKRIADGGSIIRISVNTFMEFVENNSNVFRLLLRERSGTSAAFRSAVAREIHHFVAELTDYLMADNALAYEDAYVQAEAMVTIVFNAGAEALDLNQEKRVALSERVMQQLRLIAKGAANHNKT
- the trmA gene encoding tRNA (uridine(54)-C5)-methyltransferase TrmA, encoding MPLSHIDPQFYKQQLDQKIEMMTRTFKPYNVPALNVFDSPDKHYRLRCEFRVWHDGDDLYHIMFDQKTKQKIRVEQYLPASTLINSLMLVMMEKLKDNEILRRKLFQIDYLSTLSGEILISLLYHKPLDEAWQLAIQQLSTELSKDYKIKFIGRARKQKFILTEDYVTETLTVNGKKLHYQQIENSFTQPNGVVNQKMLEWALNATQNSTGDLLELYCGNGNFSLALAPNFNRVLATEISKPSVASAQHNIAINQINNVDIIRMSSEEFTQAMNGEREFSRLNGIDLSSYDCNTILVDPPRAGLDDETVKLVSKYDTIIYISCSPETLELNLQQLEKTHTVEEFAVFDQFPYTPHIESGLILKRR